TGACAGATGGTCTCTAGAAGATCCGGCCAGAAGTCGCCGCGGCTTTCGTCACGACGACTAGCTCACGAAGGCCGACGAGCCCTTCACCAGTTCACCACTGACGCGCGCGCCATTCGGCCAGATGTGGTCGTTCGGTGCCCAAGGTTGTGTCATGCCCGTGTCCCGGGTAGACCCACGTCTCATCGG
This genomic window from Actinomycetota bacterium contains:
- a CDS encoding MBL fold metallo-hydrolase — protein: DETWVYPGHGHDTTLGTERPHLAEWRARQW